From a single Lactococcus carnosus genomic region:
- a CDS encoding permease, whose product MLNNLPDVWSQLAAIFLSIIIEALPFVLFGCLVAGVIETYLSPSLVAKFLPRNRFLRVLVGIFAGFFFPSCECGIVPIINRFLEKKVPTYTGIPFLIAAPIINPVVLFATFVAFGNSFKFVLFRFLGAVIIALVVGLILAYKFDDPILLEKPTAHDHMHHVAKLTPWQKLWSALTHAVDEFFDTGRYLIFGSLIAASIQVFVPTRLLTTFTHRPIVAILLMMLFAFLLSLCSEADAFIGASLLSLFGTAPIIAFLLFGPVVDIKNLLMMKHYFKTKFIVRYVIAISLLVLTISMGVSLL is encoded by the coding sequence ATGTTAAATAATCTTCCTGACGTCTGGTCTCAGCTAGCGGCAATTTTTCTGTCGATTATTATAGAAGCTTTGCCATTCGTCCTATTCGGTTGCTTGGTTGCTGGTGTGATTGAGACCTATTTGTCGCCTAGCTTGGTGGCTAAATTTCTACCTCGTAATCGTTTCTTACGCGTGCTTGTAGGCATTTTTGCTGGATTTTTCTTTCCATCATGTGAATGTGGTATCGTCCCAATCATTAATCGATTTTTAGAGAAGAAAGTCCCAACTTATACTGGCATTCCCTTTCTAATTGCTGCACCAATCATCAACCCTGTGGTCTTATTTGCTACCTTCGTCGCTTTTGGCAACTCATTCAAATTTGTCCTCTTTCGATTTTTAGGCGCTGTTATCATTGCCTTAGTGGTTGGCTTAATTTTAGCCTATAAGTTTGATGATCCCATTTTGTTAGAAAAGCCAACAGCTCATGACCATATGCACCATGTCGCAAAGCTGACACCTTGGCAAAAACTTTGGTCTGCCTTGACGCATGCAGTGGATGAGTTCTTTGACACAGGACGCTATCTGATTTTCGGTAGTTTAATTGCTGCCTCAATTCAAGTTTTTGTCCCAACGAGATTATTAACGACCTTTACACATCGCCCCATTGTTGCAATCTTGCTGATGATGCTCTTTGCTTTCCTACTTTCATTATGTAGCGAGGCGGATGCCTTTATCGGTGCTAGCCTACTCAGCCTATTTGGGACTGCACCCATTATTGCTTTCCTTTTATTTGGCCCTGTCGTTGATATTAAAAATTTATTAATGATGAAGCATTATTTCAAGACTAAATTCATCGTCCGTTATGTAATTGCCATTTCACTTCTTGTGCTGACAATCAGTATGGGGGTAAGCTTACTATGA
- a CDS encoding TIGR03943 family putative permease subunit has product MIRFLILSGYFELMMYLQLTGKLNQYINTHYSYLAVLSALLSLLFALVQLINWMRHAKTHSHINSALARTFALLLLATPVLSSILIPSKTLDATIVSAKGFNFPLDAESGDSSDGTQIQYLQPNTSLYFTKSVYDKLMKKELATYQNKSTINITTDNYMEIMELIYNFPGTFEGKTVTYTGFVYNDPTTPDAQFLFRFGIIHCIADSGVFGLRTLTDDKAYPNNTWIEVTGQIQMAYYTPFKREIPIIKPQKINEVKKPANPYVYRTF; this is encoded by the coding sequence ATGATTCGATTCTTGATTTTATCTGGCTATTTTGAGCTGATGATGTACTTACAACTCACTGGAAAACTGAATCAGTACATCAATACCCACTATAGCTACCTAGCGGTACTATCTGCCTTACTATCTTTACTTTTCGCACTTGTTCAGCTGATTAACTGGATGCGGCATGCTAAAACGCACAGTCATATCAACTCAGCCTTAGCGAGGACTTTTGCCTTACTGTTACTTGCAACACCGGTTTTATCTAGCATTCTTATCCCGTCTAAAACACTGGATGCTACCATCGTCTCTGCTAAGGGCTTTAACTTCCCTTTGGATGCAGAATCGGGAGATAGTTCTGATGGGACACAAATTCAATATCTCCAGCCAAATACCAGCCTCTACTTTACTAAGTCTGTTTATGACAAACTAATGAAAAAAGAATTGGCAACCTATCAAAACAAATCTACCATTAATATCACAACTGATAATTATATGGAGATTATGGAGTTAATTTATAACTTTCCTGGTACATTTGAAGGTAAAACAGTTACCTATACTGGCTTTGTCTATAATGACCCTACCACTCCCGATGCACAATTTCTCTTTAGATTTGGTATTATCCATTGTATCGCTGACTCTGGCGTTTTCGGTCTACGAACGTTAACTGATGACAAGGCCTATCCTAATAATACCTGGATAGAGGTAACTGGCCAAATTCAAATGGCCTACTATACACCATTCAAGAGAGAAATACCAATTATCAAGCCACAAAAGATTAATGAGGTCAAAAAACCGGCTAATCCATACGTATATCGGACCTTTTGA
- the zwf gene encoding glucose-6-phosphate dehydrogenase, protein MSNVVITIFGASGDLAKRKLYPSLFRLYKSGILAENFAVIGTARRPWTKAYFEGVVLESISDLAVSEAQAKTFASHFYYQSHDVQDAEHYATLKKLQDELSDTYQTEHNKVFFLAMAPEFFGTIADHLKSEYIVDGQGFERLIIEKPFGTDLETAKQLNQALSETFNENQIFRIDHYLGKEMIQNIFAVRFANILFEHVWNKEFIDNIQITFAESIGVEDRGGYYDQSGALKDMVQNHILQVLSILAMDKPASFSSADVLPEKIKVLESLRLPDEQAINTNFIRGQYQAGQINNQDYQAYTDEPSVDPQSKTETFASGVFFVDTDRFQDVPFFFRTGKRLTEKGTRINIIFKNNANIFEQTVTPNILTIYIQPTEGFSLQVNGKEVGKHFSIEPVKLDFRHDADALGNSPEAYEKLIYDVLNGDVTNFSRWQEVKASWTLIDKIVNTWQADKAPLHYYPAGSMGPVESFNLLKKYDTNWIWQPDVWYRERGLLK, encoded by the coding sequence ATGAGTAATGTAGTCATCACAATTTTTGGCGCAAGTGGAGATTTAGCAAAGCGTAAACTTTATCCTTCACTGTTTCGCCTTTATAAGTCTGGTATTTTAGCAGAAAATTTTGCCGTGATTGGTACCGCACGTAGACCATGGACAAAGGCCTATTTTGAGGGTGTTGTGCTTGAATCCATCTCAGATTTAGCTGTATCTGAAGCGCAAGCCAAAACCTTTGCCTCGCATTTTTATTATCAAAGTCATGATGTTCAGGATGCTGAACACTATGCCACCTTAAAAAAATTGCAGGATGAGCTCTCTGATACCTATCAAACCGAGCATAATAAAGTTTTCTTTTTGGCTATGGCGCCAGAATTTTTTGGGACAATTGCAGATCATCTAAAATCTGAGTATATTGTCGATGGGCAAGGCTTTGAAAGATTGATCATAGAGAAGCCTTTCGGAACTGATCTAGAGACAGCAAAGCAACTCAATCAGGCCTTATCTGAAACCTTTAACGAGAATCAGATTTTTAGAATTGACCATTATCTTGGTAAAGAAATGATTCAAAATATTTTCGCTGTTCGTTTTGCTAATATCTTGTTTGAACATGTTTGGAACAAAGAATTTATCGATAATATCCAAATTACCTTTGCTGAATCGATTGGTGTTGAGGACCGAGGTGGTTACTATGATCAATCTGGTGCACTTAAAGATATGGTACAAAACCATATCCTACAAGTCCTCTCTATTCTAGCCATGGATAAACCTGCTTCATTTTCAAGTGCAGATGTCCTACCTGAAAAGATTAAAGTGCTTGAGAGCTTACGCTTACCCGATGAACAAGCAATTAATACTAATTTTATTCGTGGTCAATACCAAGCTGGTCAAATCAATAACCAAGATTATCAAGCTTATACCGACGAACCATCTGTTGATCCACAGTCTAAAACAGAAACATTCGCTAGTGGTGTCTTTTTCGTAGACACAGATCGTTTCCAAGATGTACCCTTCTTCTTTAGAACTGGCAAACGCCTAACAGAAAAGGGCACACGCATTAATATTATTTTTAAAAATAATGCCAACATTTTCGAACAAACAGTGACACCAAATATATTAACAATCTATATCCAGCCCACTGAAGGCTTTTCACTACAAGTTAACGGAAAAGAAGTTGGGAAACACTTCTCTATCGAACCTGTTAAATTAGATTTCAGACACGATGCAGATGCCCTCGGAAATTCTCCAGAGGCTTACGAGAAGCTGATTTATGATGTCTTAAATGGTGATGTAACAAACTTTAGCCGTTGGCAAGAAGTGAAAGCATCCTGGACATTGATTGATAAAATTGTAAATACTTGGCAGGCTGACAAAGCCCCACTACACTATTATCCAGCTGGATCGATGGGACCAGTTGAAAGTTTCAACTTACTCAAAAAATATGATACAAATTGGATTTGGCAACCAGATGTTTGGTACAGAGAACGTGGCTTATTAAAATAA
- a CDS encoding transposase: MELALKLPYSNGCLEGMNNKIKAIKRCAFGFRTFRNFKKRILLMNTVLTN, from the coding sequence ATTGAATTAGCACTCAAGCTCCCCTATTCTAACGGCTGTTTGGAAGGCATGAACAACAAAATTAAGGCAATCAAGCGCTGTGCATTTGGCTTTAGGACCTTTAGAAACTTCAAGAAACGCATCCTGTTAATGAACACTGTTTTAACTAACTAA
- a CDS encoding ISL3 family transposase, with translation MLNYILKHYHLQAKDWISYSSAPTKIKNHFELAVKFDKPNRKCLSCSGIRFHKHGRTPRPRKVQLTEYMGLPCFLMITIARYRCVTCGVTHASQIPERLVLKGHKDSTLLKMQVIRKLTQKIAITDASRDLHLSRHSFYRLLDQLSEKDKTSRLPKVLCLDEFKATKDCAGNMAFIAMDGESHEIVTVLEDRRIAHLVTYFLRFPRQVRMQVKYLVMDMNYSYDKLIKRCFPNAQLITDRFHVVQQMTRAFNTLRIQVMKSFDTRSSQYRHLKYYWKHLLKHYDDLSETSFYSRSLRRWTSSRQLVEQLINYDSVLYEAWQVLQVAMGHFRNKDSDAFLDLIDGLDTRILPDPFIKSTNFY, from the coding sequence ATGCTTAATTATATCCTAAAACACTATCACTTACAAGCAAAAGACTGGATTAGCTATAGCTCAGCACCTACTAAAATCAAAAATCATTTTGAATTGGCTGTGAAATTTGATAAACCAAATAGAAAATGTCTATCATGTTCTGGAATCAGGTTTCATAAACACGGAAGGACACCAAGGCCTAGGAAAGTCCAATTGACCGAATATATGGGCTTGCCCTGCTTTCTTATGATCACAATAGCACGCTATCGCTGTGTGACTTGTGGCGTAACCCATGCGTCACAAATCCCTGAACGCTTGGTATTAAAAGGACATAAAGATTCAACTTTGCTTAAAATGCAGGTGATAAGAAAACTAACTCAGAAAATAGCGATTACTGATGCAAGTCGAGACCTGCACCTGAGTAGACATTCTTTTTACAGACTGCTTGACCAACTATCAGAGAAAGATAAGACTAGTAGATTACCAAAAGTTCTCTGTCTGGATGAGTTTAAAGCGACCAAGGATTGTGCTGGGAATATGGCCTTTATCGCCATGGATGGTGAGTCTCATGAGATTGTGACGGTGCTTGAGGATAGACGGATTGCGCACTTGGTCACCTACTTTTTGAGATTTCCTAGACAGGTTCGCATGCAAGTCAAGTATTTGGTTATGGACATGAATTACAGCTATGACAAGCTAATCAAGCGGTGCTTCCCTAATGCGCAACTCATCACTGACCGGTTTCATGTTGTCCAACAAATGACACGAGCCTTTAATACTCTACGCATACAAGTCATGAAATCATTTGACACAAGGAGTTCACAATACCGGCATCTTAAGTATTATTGGAAGCACTTGCTTAAGCATTACGATGACTTATCTGAGACCTCTTTTTACTCCCGCTCTTTACGCAGATGGACATCCAGTCGGCAATTGGTTGAACAGTTGATTAACTACGATTCTGTATTATACGAGGCTTGGCAGGTATTACAAGTCGCGATGGGACACTTTAGAAACAAAGATTCAGATGCCTTTTTGGATCTGATCGATGGGCTAGATACCCGTATTCTGCCTGACCCTTTTATCAAAAGTACCAATTTTTATTAA
- a CDS encoding APC family permease, giving the protein MNVKQILVGKPLKSTDDDSHLLTRFQALAMLSSDALSSIAYGTEQIVTVLLTLSAAAIWYSLPIAGLVLVLLAALTLSYRQIIHAYPHGGGAYVVSTENLGNNAGLIAGGSLLVDYMLTVAVSVSAGADAITSALPSLHPYNLLISIALVLLLMLMNLRGLRESAGFLLVPVYTFVAATVLLLIVGMFRVISGDISYNATSHIGTAVPGISIILLLKAFSSGSASLTGVEAISNAVPFFKKPKAHNAAGTLALMAIILGVFFTGITFLNFYTGVVPNAHSTVLSQVAHNIFDFNGAGRIFYYIFQFSTAMILAVAANTGFSAFPMLSYNLAKNKYMPHMYMEKGDRLGYSNGIISLAAGAVVLLMIFNGSTARLIPLYSIGVFVPFALSQTGMVIKWHREASKKFWRRAISNIIGATISAIIVLILLIFRLADIWPFFVVMPILLAIFYAIKRHYTEVAHQLRLEDKIVDHVFTGNTVIVLVGNMTNVAVGAMSYAKSIGSEVIAVHVSTKETGHKDREVEAEFKKIYPDVRFSIVESSYRDIVKPVVRYVDLVSKLASKKNNTVTVIVPQFVPKRSWQNILHNQMSVRMRYYLSWRDNVVVSSYSYHLKK; this is encoded by the coding sequence ATTAATGTGAAACAGATTTTGGTAGGCAAGCCCTTGAAATCAACAGATGATGATAGTCATCTCCTCACTAGATTCCAAGCCTTAGCGATGCTGTCAAGTGATGCCTTGTCTTCTATTGCCTATGGTACTGAGCAGATCGTGACCGTTTTACTAACCTTGTCAGCAGCAGCTATTTGGTATAGTTTACCAATTGCGGGCCTTGTCTTAGTCTTACTTGCGGCATTGACGCTTAGTTATCGACAGATTATTCATGCCTATCCTCATGGTGGTGGCGCTTATGTTGTCTCAACTGAAAATTTGGGGAACAATGCTGGACTAATAGCAGGTGGTAGTCTACTAGTTGACTATATGTTAACTGTAGCAGTTTCAGTTTCAGCAGGGGCGGATGCCATCACATCTGCCTTGCCTTCCTTACATCCGTATAATTTGCTCATTTCTATCGCTTTGGTGCTGTTGCTAATGCTGATGAATCTTCGTGGCCTTAGGGAGTCAGCTGGTTTTTTACTGGTACCTGTCTATACGTTCGTAGCAGCAACTGTTCTGTTATTAATTGTCGGTATGTTCAGAGTGATTTCCGGTGACATTTCATATAATGCGACGAGCCATATCGGAACGGCAGTACCAGGTATTTCAATTATTCTACTGCTAAAAGCCTTCTCTAGTGGGTCAGCCAGTTTGACAGGTGTTGAGGCAATTTCTAATGCAGTGCCATTCTTTAAGAAGCCTAAGGCGCATAATGCTGCAGGTACGTTGGCTTTGATGGCAATTATCTTAGGTGTCTTCTTTACTGGTATCACCTTTTTGAACTTCTATACAGGTGTCGTACCCAATGCCCATTCAACCGTATTATCTCAAGTCGCACATAATATATTTGATTTTAACGGCGCTGGTCGTATCTTCTACTATATTTTTCAATTCTCAACAGCTATGATTCTCGCAGTTGCGGCTAATACTGGCTTCTCCGCTTTTCCGATGCTCAGTTACAATTTGGCAAAGAATAAGTACATGCCACATATGTACATGGAAAAAGGAGATCGTTTAGGCTATTCTAACGGAATTATCAGCTTAGCTGCTGGTGCAGTCGTGCTATTGATGATCTTTAATGGCTCAACGGCCAGACTCATCCCGCTATATTCAATTGGTGTATTTGTACCGTTTGCTTTATCTCAAACAGGTATGGTCATCAAATGGCATAGAGAAGCTAGCAAGAAATTCTGGCGTCGTGCCATCTCAAATATTATCGGTGCAACGATATCTGCTATTATTGTCCTTATTTTACTTATCTTCCGTCTAGCTGATATTTGGCCATTCTTTGTTGTCATGCCCATTTTACTGGCTATCTTTTATGCCATAAAACGTCATTATACTGAGGTTGCACATCAGTTGCGACTAGAAGACAAGATTGTAGACCATGTTTTTACTGGCAATACGGTGATTGTGCTTGTCGGTAATATGACAAACGTAGCTGTTGGTGCCATGAGTTATGCAAAATCGATTGGGTCAGAAGTGATAGCAGTCCACGTATCAACCAAGGAAACAGGTCATAAAGATAGAGAAGTTGAAGCTGAATTTAAGAAAATCTATCCAGATGTTCGCTTTTCCATTGTTGAATCTAGCTATCGCGATATCGTTAAACCAGTTGTACGTTACGTCGACTTGGTTTCTAAATTGGCAAGTAAGAAAAATAATACAGTCACTGTTATCGTGCCTCAATTTGTACCAAAACGCTCATGGCAAAACATTCTACATAACCAAATGTCTGTTCGCATGAGATACTACTTAAGTTGGCGTGATAATGTTGTTGTATCAAGCTATTCATACCACCTCAAGAAATAA
- the upp gene encoding uracil phosphoribosyltransferase, translated as MGKFKVVTHPLIQHKLTIIRQTATGTKAFRDLVNEIAMLLGYEISRELPLEDIEIETPITKSIQKTLAGKKLAIVPILRAGIGMVDGILSLVPAAKVGHIGMYRDEETLQPVEYLVKLPEDIDQRQIFVVDPMLATGGSAILAIDSLKKRGAAGANIKFVCLVAAPEGVKALQEAHADIDIYTAALDEKLNEHGYIVPGLGDAGDRLFGTK; from the coding sequence ATGGGAAAATTTAAAGTTGTCACACATCCGCTTATCCAGCACAAGCTCACAATTATCCGTCAAACAGCTACAGGAACGAAAGCTTTTCGTGATCTTGTGAATGAAATTGCCATGCTTTTAGGGTATGAGATTTCACGGGAATTACCACTAGAAGATATTGAAATCGAAACGCCAATTACAAAATCAATTCAAAAAACGTTGGCAGGGAAAAAATTAGCAATTGTGCCCATTCTACGTGCTGGTATCGGTATGGTTGATGGCATTCTATCTTTAGTCCCTGCAGCAAAAGTTGGTCATATCGGCATGTATCGTGATGAAGAAACCTTGCAACCAGTCGAATATCTGGTAAAACTACCAGAAGATATTGATCAACGTCAAATTTTTGTTGTCGATCCGATGCTCGCGACTGGTGGATCAGCTATACTCGCTATTGATTCACTTAAAAAGCGTGGTGCTGCGGGTGCTAATATTAAATTTGTTTGTTTAGTAGCTGCACCAGAGGGTGTTAAAGCCTTACAAGAGGCACATGCGGACATCGATATCTACACAGCGGCCTTAGATGAAAAATTAAATGAGCACGGCTATATCGTACCAGGATTGGGCGATGCCGGTGACCGTTTATTTGGGACGAAATAA
- a CDS encoding MalY/PatB family protein has product MTPYNFTTAPKRLTTHSVKWQATESDPEILPMWIADMDFETFPEMTAAIKTFADYGIYGYAYAPKSLYDAIVAWENAQHHYAITADDIVLISGVVPAITIAIQAFTEENDAVLINTPLYPPFARTIKLNNRKLVTNSLVEVSGKFTIDFAQLEKDIVDNDVKLYAFCSPHNPGGRVWTVAELTRIAELCQKYQVTLISDEIHQDLTLFNHQHHSFNTVGDYREFAIILTSATKTFNIAGTGTAYALIENEDLKRKFKARQLMNNQHEVTTLGMLATETALTSGAPWLAALKPVLEENLAFLTDYFASKAPRIKVMQPEGGYLVWLDFSDYGLEDKDLHHLLKADAKVTLNEGINFGVEGLGHARLNIAAPLEHVKLAVERIAAALPK; this is encoded by the coding sequence ATGACACCCTATAATTTTACAACTGCACCAAAGCGACTAACGACCCATTCTGTTAAGTGGCAGGCAACTGAATCAGATCCAGAAATTTTGCCAATGTGGATAGCAGATATGGATTTTGAAACCTTTCCTGAAATGACTGCTGCAATTAAAACCTTTGCAGACTATGGGATTTACGGTTATGCTTATGCACCAAAGTCGCTATATGATGCAATTGTTGCTTGGGAAAACGCCCAGCATCACTATGCAATCACTGCTGATGACATCGTCTTAATATCTGGTGTCGTTCCTGCCATAACCATTGCTATTCAGGCATTCACAGAAGAAAATGACGCTGTCCTGATCAATACACCACTTTATCCGCCATTCGCACGGACGATTAAGCTCAATAATAGAAAACTAGTCACGAATTCACTTGTAGAAGTGTCTGGTAAATTTACCATTGATTTTGCCCAATTAGAGAAAGATATTGTTGATAATGATGTGAAACTCTATGCCTTTTGTAGTCCACATAATCCTGGGGGGCGTGTTTGGACAGTAGCAGAATTGACACGTATCGCCGAGCTGTGTCAGAAATATCAAGTAACCTTAATTTCTGATGAAATCCACCAAGATTTAACCTTGTTTAATCATCAGCACCATAGTTTTAATACTGTAGGAGATTATCGTGAGTTTGCAATCATCTTGACTAGTGCCACTAAGACATTTAATATTGCGGGAACAGGAACAGCTTATGCTTTGATTGAAAATGAGGACTTGAAGCGAAAATTTAAGGCCCGTCAATTGATGAATAATCAACATGAAGTTACAACTTTAGGCATGCTTGCTACTGAGACCGCCTTAACGTCAGGTGCCCCATGGTTGGCAGCATTAAAACCTGTACTGGAAGAAAATCTAGCATTTTTGACTGATTATTTTGCTAGCAAGGCCCCACGTATTAAAGTGATGCAACCAGAAGGGGGTTACCTAGTCTGGTTAGATTTTTCTGATTATGGCCTTGAGGATAAGGACTTACACCACTTACTTAAAGCAGATGCTAAAGTTACCTTAAATGAAGGCATTAATTTTGGGGTCGAAGGGCTAGGGCATGCACGACTAAATATTGCGGCACCTCTTGAGCATGTTAAATTAGCAGTCGAGAGGATTGCTGCTGCTTTACCAAAATGA
- a CDS encoding cystathionine gamma-synthase — protein MTETSEKKKPKIDTILSHIGINHDETTGALISPIHLSTTYQHPEFGQSTGYDYTRTKNPTRSTLEEALAAIEGGDFAIATSSGMSAIVLAFAIFPVGSKVVASRDLYGGSFRWFNDQEKRGIFAFDYVVTEDEMLAAITSETDIVYIETPTNPLMIEVDITKVAKKAHEHGAKVIVDNTFYTPIYQQPLVLGADIVVHSATKYLSGHNDVLAGAVIVSTTTLYDQLIYNLNTTGPVLSPFDSYLVMRGLKTLSLRMTRATENATEVVAFLRRHSAVKEVLYTGLGGMISFKVSDQSKIPDMINALNVITFAESLGGVESLITYPATQTHADIPAPVRASYGLTDDLLRLSIGIEDVTDLIDDLAQALKV, from the coding sequence ATGACTGAAACTTCTGAAAAGAAAAAACCGAAAATAGATACGATTCTATCACACATTGGGATCAATCATGACGAAACAACTGGTGCCTTAATATCGCCAATTCATTTGTCTACTACTTATCAACATCCAGAATTTGGACAGTCTACAGGATATGATTATACACGGACTAAAAATCCAACACGATCCACTCTAGAAGAAGCGCTAGCAGCAATCGAAGGTGGTGATTTTGCCATTGCAACGAGTTCTGGTATGTCAGCTATTGTTTTAGCTTTTGCCATTTTTCCAGTTGGGTCAAAAGTTGTCGCTTCAAGGGACTTATATGGCGGGTCTTTTCGCTGGTTTAATGATCAAGAAAAGCGAGGTATCTTTGCCTTTGACTATGTCGTAACAGAAGATGAGATGCTAGCTGCCATCACTTCAGAAACTGATATCGTTTATATTGAAACACCAACCAATCCCTTGATGATTGAAGTGGACATTACAAAAGTGGCTAAAAAAGCACATGAACATGGCGCCAAAGTGATCGTGGATAACACTTTTTATACCCCGATTTATCAACAGCCTCTTGTTTTGGGAGCTGATATAGTTGTCCATTCAGCTACTAAATACTTATCAGGTCATAACGATGTATTGGCCGGAGCTGTTATTGTTAGTACAACAACACTTTATGACCAACTGATTTATAACTTGAATACGACAGGGCCAGTGCTATCGCCATTCGATAGTTACTTGGTGATGCGTGGCTTAAAAACGTTATCATTACGAATGACACGTGCTACAGAAAATGCAACAGAAGTTGTGGCATTTTTAAGGCGACATTCAGCAGTAAAAGAGGTTCTTTATACTGGATTAGGTGGTATGATTAGTTTTAAGGTCAGTGACCAATCTAAAATTCCAGATATGATTAATGCACTGAATGTTATCACATTTGCTGAAAGTTTGGGTGGTGTGGAGTCCTTGATCACCTATCCAGCAACACAGACTCATGCGGATATTCCAGCACCTGTTCGTGCAAGCTATGGCTTAACTGATGACCTGCTTAGACTCTCGATTGGGATAGAAGATGTAACTGATTTAATTGATGATTTGGCACAAGCCTTGAAAGTGTGA
- a CDS encoding aldose 1-epimerase family protein: MAIKKISNEQLSIEVGEFGAELQSIKKDGLEYLWQGNPDFWGRRAPVLFPIVGKLKHGRYTYDDASFQLSGHGFARDKAFKLIDGSDEAVIYELKSDKETKIVYPFDFRLRITYKLHGNQLSVNWEVKNLDETEMYFGIGAHPAFNVPLGSGKFEDYSLVITPEKNRQLIPLNVSEGTIDLAKRQVSKDNIFNLSRALFKHDALVFETPEATQVVLSNSVNDRSVKVSWEHMPFVGLWSPYPNEAPFVCIEPWCGIADDDNTDGDLTTKFGINMLSPGKKFKAGYTITIN; the protein is encoded by the coding sequence ATGGCAATAAAAAAAATATCAAATGAACAATTGAGCATTGAAGTTGGCGAGTTTGGTGCAGAATTACAGTCGATCAAAAAAGATGGACTTGAGTATTTATGGCAAGGGAATCCTGATTTTTGGGGACGACGAGCACCCGTATTATTTCCAATTGTTGGGAAACTAAAGCATGGCAGATACACATATGATGACGCTAGCTTTCAATTATCTGGACATGGCTTTGCGCGTGATAAGGCATTTAAATTAATCGATGGTAGCGATGAGGCTGTTATTTATGAACTCAAATCAGATAAGGAAACGAAAATCGTTTATCCGTTTGATTTTAGATTGCGTATCACTTATAAACTACATGGCAACCAACTTTCTGTCAATTGGGAGGTTAAAAACTTAGATGAAACTGAGATGTATTTTGGTATTGGTGCACATCCAGCTTTTAACGTCCCTTTAGGAAGCGGAAAGTTTGAAGACTATAGCTTAGTCATTACTCCAGAAAAAAACCGACAATTGATCCCACTAAATGTATCGGAAGGCACAATTGATTTGGCTAAGAGGCAGGTAAGCAAAGACAACATCTTTAACTTAAGCCGTGCGCTCTTTAAACATGACGCCCTTGTTTTCGAAACACCAGAAGCAACGCAAGTGGTGTTATCTAATTCAGTAAATGATAGGTCTGTCAAAGTCTCTTGGGAACATATGCCATTTGTCGGACTTTGGAGTCCTTATCCAAATGAGGCGCCATTTGTTTGTATTGAACCATGGTGTGGTATTGCTGATGATGATAATACGGATGGTGATTTAACCACTAAATTTGGGATTAATATGCTTTCACCAGGTAAAAAATTCAAAGCAGGCTATACGATTACAATTAACTAG
- a CDS encoding TetR/AcrR family transcriptional regulator: protein MARNKTIFKEDILEAAQQFLIEKSVKELTARALSKYMNISTQPLYAEFQNMNALRTELFDTIYDKLENELLVKQTHEDPIINLSLNYISFACKNPKLFGTIYLEKNGSTNTSINDFSYNLFRRIIKDSPVYSKLTEEQVHRLLTGTWVFSTGFANLIASGNISSTETEIITFLKATIHDVLKMDILK, encoded by the coding sequence ATGGCTAGAAATAAAACAATATTTAAAGAAGACATCTTAGAAGCTGCACAGCAATTCCTGATAGAAAAAAGTGTTAAAGAATTAACTGCTCGCGCATTATCTAAATACATGAATATCTCAACACAACCGCTTTATGCAGAATTTCAAAATATGAATGCCCTCAGGACTGAACTTTTTGATACAATTTATGACAAGTTAGAAAATGAACTTTTGGTTAAGCAAACACATGAGGATCCAATCATCAACTTGTCACTAAACTATATCAGTTTTGCCTGCAAAAATCCGAAACTTTTTGGTACGATTTATTTGGAAAAAAATGGGAGTACAAATACGTCTATTAACGACTTCTCTTATAACCTATTTCGTCGTATCATCAAGGATAGTCCAGTGTACTCAAAACTAACAGAGGAACAAGTCCATAGATTACTGACAGGTACTTGGGTATTTTCAACTGGTTTTGCAAATTTGATTGCCAGTGGCAATATCAGTTCCACTGAAACAGAAATTATTACTTTTTTAAAGGCAACAATTCATGATGTTTTAAAAATGGATATTCTCAAATAA